The genomic DNA TCGGCCACGCGCGGAACGAGGTCCGCATCGTCGAGGCGCTCGTAAACCGCGCCGAGCGCGTCGAGCGAAGCGCGGATCTCGTCGTCATTATACGCAGGACCGAGATACGACCCATGCATCGCATCGTCTTCGCGAACCGAGCGCGGCTGCTCGAGATACTGGTACCATCCCGCGAGCGCGGCGCCGAGTGCACCGCCCGCATCTCCCGCCGCGGGCTGAATCCAGAGGTCGCGATACGGCCCTTCGCGCAGGATGCGGCCGTTGGCGACGCAATTGAGCGCGACGCCGCCCGCCATGCAGAGATAATCGGTGCCCAGCTCGCGATGCACAGTGCGAGTGAGCCGCAGCACCGCCTCCTCGGTCACTTTCTGAATCGACGCCGCGAGATCCATCTCGCGCTGGCCGAGCGGACTCTCAGGCTTGCGCGGCGGACCGCCGAACAGCTCGTCGAAGTGACTGTTAGTCATCGTGAGGCCGGTCGCGTAATCGAAGTAGCGCATGTTGAGGCGAAAGGTGCCGTCGGGCTTGAGATCGATGAGCTCGCGCAGCATGACATCGACGTACTTGGGCTCGCCATACGGCGCGAGTCCCATCACCTTGTACTCGCCCGAGTTCACCTTGAAGCCGGTGTAGTAGGTAAACGCCGAGTAGAGCAGGCCGAGCGAATGCGGAAAATCGACCTCCCATTGCGGAGTGAGGCGATTGCCCTCGCCGAGCCATACTGTAGTTGTCGCCCATTCGCCGACGCCGTCGAGGCAAACTACCGCGGCGCGCTCGAACGGGCTTGGAAAAAATGCCGACGCGGCGTGCGCCTGGTGATGCTCGGTGAAGCGAAGCGGCGGCAGCGCCGATTTGCTGCACTGGCCGAGCGCGGCGAGCTCCTTGCGCAGGAGCGATTTAAGATAGAGCTTTTCCTTGAGCCACACCGGCATCGCGGTGGCGAACGATCGCAGACCCTTGGGAGCGTAGCCGAGGTAGGTTTCGAGCAGGCGATCGAACTTGAGCAGCGGCTTATCGTAAAAAACGACGTCGGTGAGATCTTTGACGCCGATGTTCGCAGTCTTGAGGCAGTAGGCGGCCGCCAGATGCGGAAAGCGGGCGTCGAATTTCTTGCGCGTGAAGCGCTCTTCCTGCGCCGCCGCGGCGATTTCGCCATCAACGACAAGAGCTGCGGCGCTGTCGTGATAATAGGCCGATATGCCCAGAATCCTTCGAGTAGTCACGAATCGATGAAGCGCGGCGCTGGGGCCGCCGCCACGATGGTATTAGAAGGATCGTGCGCGCGCCAGTTAGGTCGCGCGCCCCAAATCGGCGGCGTATAAAAGGTAGCGCCAAGGATAGCGCATGCCCCGAGCCCGGTCCGTCACTTACGCCCTGATAACGATTCTTGTCGGGATTCTCTTTGCGGCGGCGATTGCCGAGCTTGCGCTCCGCGCCGTCGGCTATTCCGATCCAACCTTCTACCTGCCAGACGCCCAGCTCGGATGGGTACTGCGGCCGAATTCGCATGGATGGTTCAAGGACGAAGGGAGCGCGTATTTCCAGGTCAACGCCGCCGGGCGTCACGATGAAGACGTTGCGACGAGCAAACCTCCGGGCACGTTTCGAATCGCGGTGCTGGGCGATTCTTTCACCGAGGCCAAGCAGGTTCCGATCGAGCAGAACTTCTGCTCGCTGATCCAGAACGGACTGAGTCATTGCGATGCGCTTCACGCATCGCGCGTCGAGGTGCTGAACTTCGGCGTCGCCGGATACGGCACGACGCAGGAGCTGCTCCAGATGCGCGAGCGGGTTTGGCAATACTCGCCGGACATGGTGATGCTGGCGTTCTTCGTCGGCAACGATGTCTTCGACAATTCCGCTCCGCTGGGAGCCAATCTTCAGCGGCCGTTTTTCGTGAAAAAGAACGGCGCCTGGACGCTCGACTACTCGTTTCACGAGCTGCGCCACTACAGGAAGGCTGTCGCGCGGGTGCATTCGTTCGGAACTTTCCTGCGCGACCATCTGCGCGTTGTGCAACTGATGGAGCAGGCGATACGCGGGCTCCATCAACTTGGCGATCGCAATAGTGATGACACGGCGTCGCAGCCGGCCGGGCCGCCGCTCGACAAACCCGCGACATCACCTCAACTGAAAGATGCGCTCGACGCGACTTACTACGCGCTCGACACGATGAACCAGGAAGTACGCGCGCATGATGCTCGCTTCCTGATGGTGATCATCGAGAACCCGATGCAGGTGAATCCTGATCCGGCGGTGCGCGCGGCCCGGATGCGTCAACTCGGCATTACCGACGAATTCTATTTCGAAGAGCAGCTCGCGTCATTCGCTCGCGATCACGGGTTCCAAGTGCTGAGCCTTGCCCAGCCGTTCCAGAAATATGCCGACGAGCATCACGTCTATCTTCACGGCTTCGCCAACACGGCATTCGGCAGCGGCCACTGGAATCGCGAAGGTCACGCGCTAGCGGCGGAGCTCATAGAAAAAAAGACCTGCGAGATGCTCGCGGCGCCGGTGCAGTCGCCGGCACAATCTTCAAATTGAAATTCCACTAATTGCCGAGCGCGGGGAGCGAAAGTTGGCTGCCGCTTACTGTCGCCCCGAGAGCAAGGTCTCCTTGGGCTTCGTCGAAGGACTCAACAACTAGCTTCGCGTCATTCAGCGCCTTGCCTACAAGCTGCGCGACGAGGAACATCGACTGAGGTCCCGACCTGTATTTTGCTCAAGCTCTGAGGTCGCCGGCACGCGCCCGCGGGCCCGGTGCTTACCAACACCCAGCCCCCCCGCGTCGCCTAGCTCGTTGCCGGCCCGCGCCGCGCCCGCCCACTCCCCAACGCGCGGAATCGTCAAATCTGCGGAAGAGGCGAAAAACTCACAAAGGGAAGAAAGCCATGGAAGAATGCGATCTCTTCGTGCTGGGCAGCGGCACTGGCGGCAAAATTCTTGCCGGGACATTCGCACAAAAGGGACAACGCGTGATTGCGATCGAGCGCAAATACGTTGACCGGTTCGTGCCCGAACATCGCGTGCCTGCCCAGCAAGAACATCATCCACAGCGCCAAGGTTGCCTCGTTCTTTTATCGCAGCAACGAATTCGGCATCAGCAAAGAGAATGTTCGCATCAACATGGCAGCCGTGCGTGAGCGCAAGCGCAAGATGGTGACGCACGTTGTCGACGTTTTTCGCGACCACTACTTAACCAAGAGTGGCGCGGAACTGGTGATGGGCACAGGATGCTTCATCGGCCCGAAAACCATCGAAGTTGCCTTGAACGACGGCGGGACACGCACGTTCCGGGGTAAAATTGTAGCCATCAATACCGGCTCGCGCGCCACGATTGAGCCAATTCCGGGATTGGCCGAGGCGAAGCCGCTGAGCCACATCGAGGCACTTGAACTTGATCACATCCCGAAACACCTCTTGGTTCTGGGCGCTGGTTATGTCGGACTCGAACTTGCCCAGGCCTTCCGCCGTTTCGGTGCCGAGGTCACGCTGATCGACCGCAATGGCCGCCTCGCGCACAAC from Candidatus Binataceae bacterium includes the following:
- a CDS encoding FAD-dependent oxidoreductase; its protein translation is MTGSCPNIACLPSKNIIHSAKVASFFYRSNEFGISKENVRINMAAVRERKRKMVTHVVDVFRDHYLTKSGAELVMGTGCFIGPKTIEVALNDGGTRTFRGKIVAINTGSRATIEPIPGLAEAKPLSHIEALELDHIPKHLLVLGAGYVGLELAQAFRRFGAEVTLIDRNGRLAHNEDEDASQAVEELCRDEGITVVTNAKISRVEGNSGDWIRLLGSRNGADLSLKGTHLLVAAGRTPNTSGIGLEKAGVETTDRGYVKVNERLQTTAEGVLGHWRLRWKPTVHAYLNR
- a CDS encoding SGNH/GDSL hydrolase family protein, with the translated sequence MPRARSVTYALITILVGILFAAAIAELALRAVGYSDPTFYLPDAQLGWVLRPNSHGWFKDEGSAYFQVNAAGRHDEDVATSKPPGTFRIAVLGDSFTEAKQVPIEQNFCSLIQNGLSHCDALHASRVEVLNFGVAGYGTTQELLQMRERVWQYSPDMVMLAFFVGNDVFDNSAPLGANLQRPFFVKKNGAWTLDYSFHELRHYRKAVARVHSFGTFLRDHLRVVQLMEQAIRGLHQLGDRNSDDTASQPAGPPLDKPATSPQLKDALDATYYALDTMNQEVRAHDARFLMVIIENPMQVNPDPAVRAARMRQLGITDEFYFEEQLASFARDHGFQVLSLAQPFQKYADEHHVYLHGFANTAFGSGHWNREGHALAAELIEKKTCEMLAAPVQSPAQSSN
- a CDS encoding carbamoyltransferase produces the protein MTTRRILGISAYYHDSAAALVVDGEIAAAAQEERFTRKKFDARFPHLAAAYCLKTANIGVKDLTDVVFYDKPLLKFDRLLETYLGYAPKGLRSFATAMPVWLKEKLYLKSLLRKELAALGQCSKSALPPLRFTEHHQAHAASAFFPSPFERAAVVCLDGVGEWATTTVWLGEGNRLTPQWEVDFPHSLGLLYSAFTYYTGFKVNSGEYKVMGLAPYGEPKYVDVMLRELIDLKPDGTFRLNMRYFDYATGLTMTNSHFDELFGGPPRKPESPLGQREMDLAASIQKVTEEAVLRLTRTVHRELGTDYLCMAGGVALNCVANGRILREGPYRDLWIQPAAGDAGGALGAALAGWYQYLEQPRSVREDDAMHGSYLGPAYNDDEIRASLDALGAVYERLDDADLVPRVADLLAAESVVGWSQGRMEFGPRALGARSILGDPRSTRMQSVMNLKIKYRESFRPFAPVVLAEEVSNYFDLDRPSPYMMLVAPVKERLRIPMTPEQEQLFGIERLNVPRSTIPAVTHLDYSARVQTVHRETNPRFHELLTRFRDRTGCAVLVNTSFNVRGEPIVCAPEDSYRCFMRTEMDYLVIENFLLDKRKQPHREQDPGWQKDFPLD